A single Iodidimonas sp. SYSU 1G8 DNA region contains:
- a CDS encoding FAD-dependent oxidoreductase, with product MGLTVAIVGSGPGGFYSAAALIKELPDCQVDIIDRLPTPFGLIRAGVAPDHQSSKKIAKIFERTAQSPQVRFLGNVEVGRDVSIAELRGLYDAVVLATGAPKDRRLGIPGEDLGGVYGSSEFVGWYNAHPDFKELAPNLETGTAVVIGAGNVALDVARLLAKTGDEVRATDMAHYAADAIDIAPLTDVYVFARRGPLQAAFTHKEVKEFGELENAVTLVDPAVLPGDDVALEDKGRGSQEKNIGYLREYAKNKGDEKPVRIHLQFYAMPVAIMGEGRVSAIRMERTKLTEDGKVVATGETFEVPCNIVVACIGTQSTPIEAVAYDEQNQRFPNVDGKIEDGLYVAGWAKRGPSGTIATNFPDGNAVAEHIKLQTADAFKQGPAGLDQMLRDRNVRVVSFEDWKRIEAAEEAGASHGAPRRKFTSIPEMIAALG from the coding sequence ATGGGCCTGACCGTAGCGATTGTCGGGTCCGGACCCGGCGGATTTTATTCGGCCGCCGCGCTGATCAAGGAACTGCCGGACTGCCAGGTGGATATCATCGACCGGCTGCCGACGCCGTTCGGGCTGATCCGGGCCGGCGTGGCGCCCGATCACCAGAGCAGCAAGAAGATCGCCAAGATCTTCGAGCGGACGGCCCAGAGCCCGCAGGTGCGGTTCCTCGGCAATGTGGAAGTGGGCCGCGACGTGTCCATCGCCGAGCTGCGCGGGCTGTATGACGCGGTGGTGCTGGCGACCGGCGCGCCCAAGGACCGGCGGCTGGGCATTCCCGGCGAGGATCTGGGCGGCGTCTACGGCTCGTCCGAATTCGTCGGCTGGTACAATGCCCATCCCGACTTCAAGGAGCTGGCGCCCAATCTGGAAACCGGCACGGCGGTGGTGATCGGCGCCGGTAACGTGGCGCTGGACGTGGCACGGCTGCTCGCCAAGACGGGCGACGAGGTGCGCGCCACCGACATGGCCCATTATGCCGCCGACGCCATCGACATCGCGCCACTGACCGACGTCTATGTGTTCGCCCGGCGCGGACCGCTCCAGGCCGCCTTCACCCACAAGGAGGTGAAGGAATTCGGCGAACTGGAAAACGCGGTGACGCTGGTCGATCCGGCGGTGCTTCCCGGCGATGACGTGGCGCTGGAGGACAAGGGCCGCGGCAGCCAGGAAAAGAACATCGGTTATCTGCGCGAATACGCCAAGAACAAGGGCGACGAGAAGCCGGTGCGTATTCACCTGCAGTTCTATGCCATGCCTGTCGCGATCATGGGGGAAGGCCGCGTGAGCGCCATCCGCATGGAGCGCACCAAGCTGACCGAGGATGGCAAGGTGGTGGCGACGGGCGAGACGTTCGAGGTGCCCTGCAACATCGTCGTGGCCTGCATCGGCACCCAGTCGACGCCGATCGAGGCGGTCGCCTATGACGAGCAGAACCAGCGCTTCCCCAATGTGGATGGCAAGATCGAGGACGGTCTCTACGTCGCCGGCTGGGCCAAGCGCGGGCCGAGCGGCACCATCGCCACCAACTTCCCGGACGGCAACGCCGTGGCCGAGCACATCAAGCTGCAGACTGCCGATGCCTTCAAGCAGGGCCCCGCCGGGCTGGACCAGATGCTGCGGGACCGGAACGTGCGGGTGGTCTCGTTCGAGGACTGGAAGCGAATCGAGGCGGCCGAGGAAGCCGGCGCCAGCCACGGCGCCCCGCGGCGCAAATTCACCAGTATTCCCGAGATGATCGCCGCGCTAGGGTAA
- a CDS encoding WG repeat-containing protein, whose translation MRYMLLAVAAVVVVLIGAIIWERGDAPKTVGDSAMIVRVDGRCGVIDRTGKWVLNPQFDALWPYENGLAAARDGELWGYVDKAGKWVIPPQYMAAYMFGDNGLALVETEQGFGYIDAKGQSAMDTQFEAAADFADNGLAAAMQGGLWGYIDRNGKWVIPAQYDEATLFDEGLAAVRQGDRWGYVDKDGKWVINPQFSAAGAFRDDDRALAALDGRYGWINRKGVWAVNPQFDDAATWFEDGLAPASLNGRWGFVDKDGKWAINPQFQQAGPFEDGLAPAELGGRWGYVDKKGKWVINPQFDNAGPFDDGLALARFGDSWGFIDRKGKWTVNPQFDGMARDCIL comes from the coding sequence ATGCGTTACATGCTTCTTGCCGTCGCCGCCGTGGTGGTGGTGCTGATTGGCGCGATCATCTGGGAACGGGGCGACGCGCCGAAGACCGTCGGCGATTCCGCCATGATCGTGCGCGTCGATGGCCGTTGCGGCGTCATCGACCGCACGGGCAAGTGGGTGCTGAACCCGCAGTTCGATGCTCTCTGGCCCTATGAAAACGGTCTCGCCGCCGCGCGCGATGGCGAGCTGTGGGGTTATGTGGACAAGGCCGGCAAATGGGTGATTCCGCCGCAATACATGGCCGCCTACATGTTCGGCGACAACGGGCTGGCGCTGGTCGAGACCGAGCAGGGCTTCGGCTATATCGACGCCAAGGGCCAATCGGCCATGGACACCCAGTTCGAGGCCGCCGCCGACTTTGCCGACAACGGGCTTGCCGCCGCCATGCAGGGCGGGCTGTGGGGCTATATCGACCGCAATGGAAAGTGGGTCATTCCGGCCCAGTACGATGAGGCCACCCTGTTCGACGAAGGCCTCGCCGCCGTCCGTCAGGGCGATCGCTGGGGCTATGTGGACAAGGACGGCAAGTGGGTGATCAATCCGCAGTTCTCGGCCGCCGGCGCCTTCCGCGACGACGACCGCGCCCTCGCCGCCCTGGACGGCCGCTATGGCTGGATCAACCGCAAGGGTGTCTGGGCCGTCAACCCGCAGTTCGACGACGCCGCGACCTGGTTCGAGGACGGTCTGGCGCCTGCCTCGCTGAACGGCCGCTGGGGTTTTGTCGACAAGGACGGAAAGTGGGCGATCAACCCGCAATTCCAGCAGGCGGGGCCTTTCGAGGACGGTCTGGCGCCGGCCGAGCTTGGCGGGCGCTGGGGTTACGTCGACAAGAAGGGCAAGTGGGTGATCAACCCGCAATTCGACAATGCCGGTCCCTTCGATGACGGCCTGGCACTGGCCCGGTTCGGAGACAGCTGGGGTTTCATCGACCGCAAGGGCAAATGGACCGTGAACCCGCAGTTCGATGGCATGGCCCGCGACTGCATCCTTTAG